Proteins encoded by one window of Sphaerodactylus townsendi isolate TG3544 linkage group LG02, MPM_Stown_v2.3, whole genome shotgun sequence:
- the CFLAR gene encoding CASP8 and FADD-like apoptosis regulator: protein MNRSQSQVLFVPEGKLSCSCEFKVTYPTGVAGRGGIHKTLGEDQEQVAKREPRLVSICFTHSDLAKDAAEIIRLEGKTQPQVSCPPLTSLAKFIAPAGVMPMTAFPTESFLEVINDLEKLGLVSPDHLDFLENCLLNIHRKDLVKKIQKHKLEASAHTIGSSPVYINALQAKLPKLTLIDPPGMGSRVKLLNGSGAIQKGQVSVSVSETGTTMSQAPDCYRMQSRPLGVCLIIDCIGNDTNVLVDAFTSLYFDVHCYQFLNVNSLPQKLHEVARLKQHKDYDCFACVLVSRGNHQDVFCTDRVLPGFALEKVKRFFTGDKCPALLGKPKLFFIQNYIELGHRQEQSSFVEADGDLASAIPQVADILWSQSTVEAPVLERSPASSSFYLSTLAELLTDPHKRMLSLLDILVELNDRIYKRNTDHPTEQYSLLLKHTLRKKVFLSQG, encoded by the exons atgaacagaagccagagtcaAGTCCTGTTTGTTCCAGAGGGAAAGCTGAGCTGCTCCTGTGAGTTCAAGGTGACTTACCCAACAGGGGTGGCCGGCAGAGGGGGCATTCACAAG ACTTTGGGAGAGGACCAGGAGCAGGTGGCAAAGCGGGAACCCCGGCTTGTTTCCATTTGCTTCACCCACAGT GATCTGGCTAAAGATGCAGCAGAAATTATCCGGTTGGAGGGGAAAACCCAGCCCCAAGTTTCCTGCCCACCGCTCACCTCCCTAGCCAAGTTCATAGCCCCTGCAGGAGTCATGCCTATGACAGCTTTCCCCACAGAG AGTTTCCTGGAAGTTATAAACGATCTAGAGAAGTTAGGCCTGGTGTCACCTGACCACTTGGATTTCCTAGAAAACTGTTTGTTGAACATTCACAGGAAAGACTTGGTAAAGAAGATCCAGAAGCACAAACTGGAAG CTTCAGCTCACACCATCGGCTCTTCACCTGTGTACATAAATGCACTTCAGGCAAAGCTTCCAAAACTCACTCTTATCGACCCTCCAGGG ATGGGGAGCAGAGTGAAACTGCTAAATGGATCGGGAGCCATTCAGA AGGGACAGGTCTCTGTATCAGTATCAGAAACTGGAACAACCATGTCTCAG GCGCCTGACTGCTACAGAATGCAAAGCCGGCCTTTGGGAGTATGCCTGATCATAGACTGCATTGGCAATGATACAA ATGTCCTGGTTGATGCCTTTACCTCTCTGTACTTTGATGTTCACTGTTACCAGTTCCTAAACGTCAATTCCCTGCCACAAAAATTGCACGAAGTGGCCAGACTGAAGCAACACAAGGACTATGACTGCTTTGCCTGCGTCCTGGTCAGCCGAGGAAATCACCAGGATGTCTTCTGCACCGACCGCGTCTTGCCCGGCTTTGCTctggagaaggtgaagaggtTTTTCACCGGCGATAAATGCCCAGCCCTCTTGGGGAAACCGAAGCTTTTCTTTATTCAGAACTACATTGAACTGGGACATCGGCAAGAGCAGAGCAGCTTTGTGGAGGCCGACGGAGATCTTGCGTCTGCCATCCCCCAGGTGGCAGACATCCTCTGGAGCCAGAGCACGGTGGAGGCACCAGTATTGGAGCGGTCACCCGCCTCATCCTCCTTTTATCTATCCACACTGGCGGAGCTCTTGACAGATCCACACAAAAG GATGTTGTCTCTGCTAGATATTCTTGTGGAGTTGAATGACAGAATTTACAAAAGGAACACAGATCACCCTACGGAGCAATACTCACTCCTGTTAAAGCATACCCTGAGAAAAAAGGTCTTCCTTTCACAAGGCTAG